CCCCCTTGCGCAGGAACTCCCGCTCTTCGGCGATGGCCGCGGTCATGGGCAAGGACACGGTCCCCATGTTGCCCAGGGACTCGTAGGTCTGGAAATCCTTGTCCTCGGACATGCCGAGCTCGGCTAGGACCTGGCTGCGGTGCGGGGCCCCGACCTGGTGGCAGATGGTCCGGTCCACCCCGGCCGAGGTCCAGCCCAGCTCAGTCATCAAAGCGGCCCAGGTGCCGCGGCCCAGGCCCACGCCGTGCTTTAGCACCGCGGCCGCGTCCGTGGACATGGAATCGCGCTGCCAGAGGCAGAGGCCGTGGTGCTGGGGGGCCGTGCGCAGGACTCCTCCGAGCAGACGGTGCCCGGGATTGCCGAAGGAGCCGTCGGTGAGCAGCACACCCACCGCTCCGGAGCCGCCGGTCAAGGTGGCCATGGATAGACGGAAATGGTCCAGGCTTGGGTCTTTCAGCATGCTCGCGATCATGCTGTCGTTGATCTCGCGGGCGGACTCGCAGGACACCACCAGGCCGGCGCGCATCGCGCCGAGCTCTATGGCGTTGGCGACCTCGAAGATGCCGTTCATCACGCCCAGACAGGCGTTGGAGATGTCGTAGACCGCGCAGTCAGGCCGCACGCCCAGCCCGGCCGCGACGGCGCAGGCCGTGGCCGGCTCGCTGGCCTCGCGGCAGACGCCCGCGTAGATGAGGGCGCCGAGGTCCGAGGCCGCCGCGCCGCCCGCGGCCAAGGCCTTGCGCCCGGCCCGGACCGCCCCTGCGGAGAGCTTGAAGCCGGGGTCCCACCAGCGCCGCTCGCGGATGCCGGTCAGGGCTTCGAGCTGGCCCGCCTGCATGCCCAAACCGCGGTAGACCGGGGCGATGCGCTCCTCCAAGGCCGAGGAGGCGACCACGTTGGGCGCGAGCTCGTAGCCGATGGCGTCGAGGAAGACCTTCTTGTAGCGCATGTCCCCGGATCAATCCTCGATGGCTCGGGAGACGGCTGCGACCAAGGCGCCCGCGGCTTGCGCGGCCGCATTCTGAGCGGCCTTCTCGCAGGCTTCAGCCGGGGTGCGGCCGAACGCGGTGGCGTCCTTGGGGGCCAGGCCCGCGACCAGCCTCTCTCCGGGGCTGCCCTGAGCGACCACGGCCTCGGGCCGGAGCGTCGCCCTGCAGGAGAAGCCCACGTCCACGCCCAGGGGCCGTGCGGCTCCGAGCTCCTCGGTCTTGAGCTCTCCCGAGACCGCGATGCGCGCCGAGCCGGCCTGCGCCGCGGGCAGGACCATGAAGCCCTCATCGTCGAAACGACGCGTGAACTCGCTCTGGGCGAGCTTGAGCAGGCCCGACGCGAGCCCCGAAAGCCGGAGGCTCACGCTCTTCCGACTGCGCCGGCGCTCTGCCGCGGCCAGCGCCTCTTTGAGGGCCGCTGCAGCCTCTTCCCGGCTCATGGAGCAGAGCACCCAATACTCCCGGCGGCGCTCGTCTCGGTACTCCTCGAAGCGCTTGCGCCCGAGCACGGCGTCGAACATGCTGCCGGTCATGCTCTCCACGCTCTCGCTGGAAACCTCGGAGCCGTTGCGGGCCTCGGCCTGGAGCGTGGTCTTGACTTCGCCGCGCACCACGGCACGCAGCTTCAAGCTCAGCTTCTGCAGCGCGTCGCTGTAGGCCATGTCGCGCGCCTTCTTGACGCCGCCCGGGTCGGAAGCCTGGTAGGCGCCGAACCCGACCCCGTCGATGCCGGTCCCCTCGGCTCCCGCGGAGCTCACCCAGGCAGGCCGGAGCAAGGCCGGGCCGCCGCAGGAGGCCAACGCGGCGGCCGCCAGGAGCGCGGCTGTGGCGCGCGTCAAAAAGGCTTTTCTCATCAGGATATTCCTCTCGGAACCTCGGCCGGGCTTTGGTGTCAAAAAGGATAGCATTTCACTGCTGTCATCGTTTACGGTACTATGTTACAATCGCAGCCACCCGCAGGAGGCTTGATGAAGAACATGCCCAGACTCGCCGCCATCCTCGCCCTATTGGCATTCCTGGCCGCTTCCGCGTCGGCGGAGCCTCTTGAGAAGCTCGCCCGCAAGCTGGAGACCGGCCTGAAAGGCCAGACGGTCAAGCAGATGGCCGTGCTCAGCTTCCCCTATCACGACGGGACCATGAGCAGCGGCTCCACCATCGTGCAGGAGCGCTTGACCACATTCCTGGTCGAGGGCGGCAAGGTGCAGGTCGTGGAGCGCAGCCTGCTCAAGAAGGCGCTGGAGGAGATGAAGCTGGAGACCTCGGGCCTGATGGACCCGCAGACCACCAAGGAACTGGGCAAGGTCCTGGGCGTGGACGCGGTCTTGATCGGCACGCTCAACGACCTCTCCAAGAAGAAGACCGAGATCAACGCCCGCATCATCCAGACCGAGACCGGCAAGATCCTGACCGCGGGCCAGGCCAGCTTCTCGCGGACCTGGACGGACGAGCCGCGTCAGATATCAGGAGGAACCACCCTGCCGCCGGTGACAGGCCCGGTCACGCCCACGACCCCGGCCAACCCGCCGACGGGACAGTACCTCGGCAAGGCCTTGGTCCAGCTCGCCATCCTCCTCGACACCTCCAACAGCATGGACGGGCTCATCAGCCAGGCCAAGAACCAGCTCTGGCACATCGTCAACGAGTTCGGCGCGGCCGAGAAGGGCGGCAACAACCCCACCGTGCAGGTGGCGCTCTACGAGTACGGCAACGACAACCTCTCCGCGGGTGAGGGCTACATCCGCCAGGTCCTTCCTTTCACCACGGACCTGGACAAGGTCTCGGAGCAACTCTTCGCCCTCAAGACCCGCGGCGGCCAGGAGTACTGCGGCTGGGTCATCCGCGACGCGGTCAACGGCTTGCAATGGGACCCCCATGCCGACGTCTACAAAGCCATCTTCGACGCGGGCAACGAGCCCTTCACCCAGGGTCCGGTGGATTTCCACGAGTCGGTCGCGGCAGCGGCCAAAAAGGGCATCACGGTGAACACGATCTTCTGTGGGCCCCGGCAGGAAGGCGTGGCCATGCAGTGGCAGGCCGGGGCCGAGGCTGGGGGCGGCGACTACGCCAACATCGACCAGGGAGCCCAGGTGGTCTCCGTGCAGGCTCCCCAGGATGCGGAGATCCAGCGCCTTTCCGGCCAGCTCAACGACACCTTCATCGCTTACGGCTCGGCGGGAAAGAAGGCCCAAAAGCGCCAGGAGGCCATGGACAACGCCGCCGCCGCGGCCCCGGCCGCGGCCGGCGTGGCGACCCAGCGCGCCTTGGCCAAGGGCAGCGCCCAATACTCGCAGTCCGCGCAAGACTGGGATGCGGTCAGCGCCATGGAAAGCGGGAAGCTCACAGCAGGAGAACTGCGCAAGGAAGAGCTTCCCTCCGAGATGCAGGCCATGGACGCCAAGGAGAGGGCGGCCTACATTAAGAGAAAGGCTGCCGAGCGCAAAGACATCCAGGCCAAGATCAACCGCCTCAACGAGGAGCGGCGCAAGTACGTGTCCGCGGAGGAGAAGAAACTCGCGGCCCAGGGCGCCAGCCAGACCTTGGGCCAGGCCGTCATCAAGACGGTCCGCACCCAGGCCGCCAAGAAAGGCTTTAAGTTCAAATAGCCGGATCCGAGGAAGGGAATCAGGCCAGCCGCAA
The nucleotide sequence above comes from Elusimicrobiota bacterium. Encoded proteins:
- a CDS encoding 3-oxoacyl-ACP synthase III, with the translated sequence MRYKKVFLDAIGYELAPNVVASSALEERIAPVYRGLGMQAGQLEALTGIRERRWWDPGFKLSAGAVRAGRKALAAGGAAASDLGALIYAGVCREASEPATACAVAAGLGVRPDCAVYDISNACLGVMNGIFEVANAIELGAMRAGLVVSCESAREINDSMIASMLKDPSLDHFRLSMATLTGGSGAVGVLLTDGSFGNPGHRLLGGVLRTAPQHHGLCLWQRDSMSTDAAAVLKHGVGLGRGTWAALMTELGWTSAGVDRTICHQVGAPHRSQVLAELGMSEDKDFQTYESLGNMGTVSLPMTAAIAEEREFLRKGDKVAFLGIGSGLNCLMLGWEW
- a CDS encoding FlgO family outer membrane protein, which encodes MKNMPRLAAILALLAFLAASASAEPLEKLARKLETGLKGQTVKQMAVLSFPYHDGTMSSGSTIVQERLTTFLVEGGKVQVVERSLLKKALEEMKLETSGLMDPQTTKELGKVLGVDAVLIGTLNDLSKKKTEINARIIQTETGKILTAGQASFSRTWTDEPRQISGGTTLPPVTGPVTPTTPANPPTGQYLGKALVQLAILLDTSNSMDGLISQAKNQLWHIVNEFGAAEKGGNNPTVQVALYEYGNDNLSAGEGYIRQVLPFTTDLDKVSEQLFALKTRGGQEYCGWVIRDAVNGLQWDPHADVYKAIFDAGNEPFTQGPVDFHESVAAAAKKGITVNTIFCGPRQEGVAMQWQAGAEAGGGDYANIDQGAQVVSVQAPQDAEIQRLSGQLNDTFIAYGSAGKKAQKRQEAMDNAAAAAPAAAGVATQRALAKGSAQYSQSAQDWDAVSAMESGKLTAGELRKEELPSEMQAMDAKERAAYIKRKAAERKDIQAKINRLNEERRKYVSAEEKKLAAQGASQTLGQAVIKTVRTQAAKKGFKFK